The Sphaeramia orbicularis chromosome 18, fSphaOr1.1, whole genome shotgun sequence genome contains a region encoding:
- the LOC115438868 gene encoding homeobox protein HMX1-like, with protein sequence MLDDKAPRSKLGPSPRASSFYIENLLGSPDRGASAGERDGTPGFGVCPRRLGHTDELKTPQSAPSATKTSPRYKSTVWDEHGEQDAPSRASPALPGQDSTGDGQTDDEEAHSACFSREDGGDTGDVKLARKKKTRTVFSRSQVFQLESTFDVKRYLSSSERAGLAASLRLTETQVKIWFQNRRNKWKRQVAADLEASTAVPFAPQRVVRVPVLYRENTAPVTLPSLARVSPPVLGFSSPVNYTLTGHFGHPVPFIPPQMTGLV encoded by the exons ATGCTCGACGACAAAGCGCCGAGGTCGAAGCTCGGTCCGTCACCGAGGGCTTCGTCCTTTTACATCGAGAATTTACTGGGAAGTCCGGACAGGGGGGCTTCAGCCGGGGAGCGGGACGGGACCCCGGGCTTCGGAGTGTGTCCACGGCGTCTGGGACACACGGACGAGCTGAAGACGCCACAGAGCGCACCGAGCGCGACCAAAACAA GTCCTCGCTATAAAAGCACCGTCTGGGATGAGCACGGGGAGCAGGACGCGCCGAGCAGAGCCTCTCCGGCCTTACCGGGGCAGGACAGCACCGGGGACGGGCAGACAGACGACGAAGAAGCACATTCCGCCTGTTTCTCCCGAGAGGACGGTGGCGACACAG GTGACGTCAAACTGGCGCGAAAGAAGAAGACCCGGACAGTGTTCAGCCGGAGCCAGGTGTTCCAGCTGGAGTCCACCTTTGACGTTAAACGGTACCTGAGCAGCTCGGAGCGCGCGGGGCTGGCGGCTTCCCTGCGCCTCACCGAGACCCAGGTCAAGATCTGGTTCCAGAACCGCAGGAACAAGTGGAAGCGGCAGGTGGCGGCCGACCTGGAGGCCAGCACCGCCGTGCCCTTCGCCCCCCAGAGGGTGGTCAGAGTTCCCGTGTTGTATCGTGAGAACACTGCGCCGGTGACGCTGCCCAGCCTGGCCCGGGTGTCGCCGCCGGTGCTCGGGTTCTCCAGCCCGGTCAACTACACACTGACGGGTCACTTCGGCCACCCGGTGCCGTTCATCCCGCCACAGATGACCGGACTGGTGTGA
- the LOC115438869 gene encoding homeobox protein HMX2-like — protein MPGNMSKEDGPGRSASLTFTIDNILNLKQRDGPRAQPDSGWKNEFQVRFEEMWDVRRRHDSCPEDAAHAKHRGESAAPPTTGSSPGTHGAHGTEDEKDDKRQKHAQTHAETKALVKKKTRTIFSKRQIFQLEATFDMKRYLSSSERACLASSLQLTETQVKIWFQNRRNKLKRQLSTDMEGPLANEHFTDAGKNVQFQTFYKDSSLMGGCLLPMPFPVLYPTANAAPYIYFSNTGKYLGLFDTD, from the exons ATGCCGGGGAATATGAGTAAAGAGGATGGGCCTGGTCGGAGCGCGTCCCTGACGTTCACCATCGACAACATCCTCAACCTGAAGCAGCGGGACGGACCCAGGGCGCAGCCGGACTCTGGATGGAAAAATGAGTTTCAAGTGCGCTTTGAGGAGATGTGGGACGTCCGGAGGAGGCATGACAGCTGCCCGGAGGACGCAG CGCACGCGAAGCACCGCGGGGAGAGCGCGGCGCCACCGACCACCGGCTCCAGCCCCGGGACGCACGGCGCGCACGGCACCGAGGACGAAAAGGACGACAAGCGGCAGAAACACGCGCAGACCCACGCGGAAACCAAAGCTCTGGTGAAGAAGAAGACCCGCACCATCTTCTCCAAGAGGCAGATCTTCCAGCTGGAGGCCACCTTCGACATGAAGCGGTACCTGAGCAGCTCGGAGCGGGCCTGCCTGGCCAGCTCCCTGCAGCTCACAGAGACCCAGGTCAAGATCTGGTTCCAGAACCGGCGCAATAAGCTCAAGAGGCAGCTGTCCACGGACATGGAGGGGCCGCTGGCCAACGAACACTTCACGGACGCGGGGAAAAACGTGCAATTCCAGACTTTTTACAAAGACAGCAGCCTGATGGGCGGATGTTTGTTACCGATGCCGTTCCCGGTCCTGTACCCGACGGCGAACGCGGCGCCTTACATTTACTTCTCCAACACTGGCAAATACCTGGGCCTGTTCGACACGGACTGA